A single genomic interval of Primulina huaijiensis isolate GDHJ02 chromosome 7, ASM1229523v2, whole genome shotgun sequence harbors:
- the LOC140980556 gene encoding uncharacterized protein, translating to MNKNQLPPGLVSNLQDVLSNRKKASGNDDENESSEPSNLGDDSANPSSSGNGGDHDDGSKPVILLTNSDGVESPGLRSLMDSLVRVGLYSVHVCAPQSDKSTSGHALSSKDTLEVASAEVNGAVAYEISGTPADCVSLALSGALFSWSKPLLVISGINKGSSCGHRVFHSGVVAGAREAIMNDVPSISISLNWKNDVSQENDFMDAVSVCLPIINAAIRDIEKGVFVKGFSLSLEIPTSPLENKGFKVTKRSFSRSTLSWKAISATRSQAASRFMGGPPGLGLQFAQLGRDASAAGAARRLTTQKKNLEVVESVGAAGKSDSKRTVKYFQLEMHEKQLQEESEDIDFKAVENGFVVVTPFTVSTHSDSDTLTTASDWIYSALQAGQ from the exons ATGAACAAGAACCAGCTGCCACCTGGGTTGGTGTCCAATCTCCAGGACGTACTCTCCAACCGGAAAAAAGCGAGCGGGAACGATGATGAAAATGAATCGTCGGAGCCCAGTAACCTTGGCGATGATTCGGCTAATCCATCTTCTTCTGGTAATGGAGGCGATCATGATGATGGGTCAAAGCCTGTCATATTGCTCACCAACAGCGATGGTGTTGAATCCCCGGGTCTTCGCTCTTTGATGGATTCCCTTGTTCGTGTGGGATTGTACAGTGTTCATGTTTGCGCTCCGCAGTC GGACAAATCTACGTCAGGGCATGCCTTGTCCTCGAAGGATACACTCGAGGTGGCGTCGGCTGAAGTTAATGGTGCCGTTGCTTATGAAATTTCTG GGACTCCTGCGGATTGTGTATCATTAGCGCTATCTGGTGCACTATTTTCATGGTCCAAGCCTCTGTTG GTGATAAGTGGCATTAACAAAGGCTCCAGCTGTGGTCACCGCGT GTTTCATTCTGGTGTTGTTGCTGGAGCTAGGGAGGCAATAATGAATGATGTTCCGTCCATTTCAATATCCCTTAACTG GAAAAACGATGTGAGTCAAGAAAATGACTTCATGGATGCGGTCTCTGTATGCTTACCGATAATAAATGCAGCAATCCGAGACATAGAGAAGGGGGTTTTTGTTAAAGGTTTCTCATTGAGCTTGGAAATCCCAACATCGCCGCTTGAAAACAAG GGATTCAAGGTTACAAAGAGAAGTTTTTCGAGGTCTACTCTTAGCTGGAAAGCCATTTCAGCCACCAGGAGTCAGGCTGCTTCGCGCTTCATGGGCGGTCCACCAGGTCTTGGCTTGCAGTTTGCACAGCTCGGTCGTGATGCTTCTGCTGCT GGTGCTGCTCGCCGTTTGACCACCCAAAAAAAGAATCTTGAGGTTGTTGAATCAGTTGGTGCTGCAGGGAAATCTGATTCTAAAAGGACAGTGAAATATTTTCAGCTAGAG ATGCATGAAAAGCAGCTGCAAGAAGAAAGCGAGGATATAGATTTCAAAGCAgttgaaaatggtttt GTTGTGGTGACTCCATTTACTGTTTCGACACATTCAGATTCAGACACCTTAACCACTGCTTCGGACTGGATTTATTCAGCTCTTCAAGCTGGACAATAA
- the LOC140980546 gene encoding protein FAR1-RELATED SEQUENCE 4 isoform X1, whose amino-acid sequence MDSSCGIVLENSNLDPRDDMEFDTHEGAYEYYKEYAKSVGFGTAKLSSRRSRASKEFIDAKFSCIRYGNKQQSDEAINPRPSPKIGCKASMHVKRKPNGKWYIHSFVKEHNHELLPDQAHFFRSHRNTDSVIVDSKARKKKVTASMSKQFGAYQFSGTSLENLIRNQHDRGRCLSLEDGGSQVVLEFCAQMHEENPKFFHSFDFNEEHRLRNVFWVDAKGVEDFTYFGDVVSFDTTYYASKYKIPLAIFVGVNNHIQPTLLGCALMADETVYTYVWLMKTWCLAMGGRGPKIMLTDQRETIKAAVSMVFPETRLFFHVWHVLEKIPRQLDYLSIWHDTFLEKLKKCIYRSWSEEQFEKRWWKLIDRFNLRDDEWIQSLYVDRKHWVPIFLKDVSFAGFSAASRSESLNAFFDRYINGETSLRDLIGRYKSILEDRYEEEAKANFDAWHETPELKSPSPFEKQMLHVYTHEIFKKFQMEVLGAAACHLKKEREDGSTITYGVKDFESNQEFLVVWNELNLDIYCSCHSYEYKGYLCRHAIVVLQMSGVFSLPSKYILQRWTNAATSKIPLSEKLDEVQAKVRRYNDLCRRAIILGEEGSLSQDSYINAVGAIQEALKQCANSNNPSEGDLRPSSSVTRAVTRAVARAAQDASGMNHDNTVTGGEQVPKSKANNMNKGSKRVNYDDDGISNKKGKVPLEPPITSVGAQVGFQNMDMAGGIDYPTMYPRFLTTLLKGGEMSKRGVEMLGEMLEEQS is encoded by the exons ATGGATTCTAGTTGCGGTATTGTGTTGGAAAATTCAAATTTAGATCCTCGGGATGATATGGAATTTGATACTCACGAGGGGGCTTATGAATACTATAAAGAATATGCAAAATCAGTTGGCTTTGGTACTGCCAAATTGAGTAGTCGTCGCTCAAGAGCGTCTAAAGAATTTATCGACGCTAAATTTTCTTGCATTAGATATGGGAATAAACAACAATCCGATGAAGCTATTAATCCAAGGCCCTCACCGAAAATAGGTTGTAAAGCTAGTATGCACGTGAAGCGGAAGCCGAATGGGAAGTGGTATATTCATAGTTTTGTTAAAGAGCATAACCACGAGCTTTTACCGGATCAAGCACATTTCTTTCGGAGCCATAGGAATACAGATTCTGTTATTGTTGATTCTAAAGCTAGGAAGAAAAAAGTGACGGCTTCCATGTCGAAACAGTTTGGCGCTTATCAGTTTTCCGGGACTTCTTTAGAGAATTTGATTCGGAATCAGCATGACAGGGGCAGATGTTTGAGTTTAGAAGACGGCGGCTCTCAGGTTGTACTTGAGTTTTGCGCGCAAATGCACGAGGAGAATCCAAAATTTTTTCATTCTTTTGACTTCAATGAAGAGCATCGGCTGAGAAATGTGTTTTGGGTTGATGCCAAAGGCGTTGAAGATTTCACATATTTTGGCGATGTTGTATCATTCGACACGACATATTATGCGAGCAAGTACAAGATTCCTTTGGCTATTTTTGTAGGGGTGAACAATCATATACAGCCCACGTTACTAGGATGTGCATTGATGGCCGATGAGACGGTGTACACATATGTTTGGTTGATGAAAACCTGGTGTTTGGCGATGGGGGGACGAGGTCCTAAGATTATGCTCACTGACCAACGCGAGACAATCAAAGCTGCAGTCTCTATGGTCTTTCCTGAGACTCGGCTTTTTTTCCATGTGTGGCATGTACTAGAAAAGATTCCTAGACAGCTAGATTATCTTAGCATCTGGCATGATACTTTCTTGGAAAAGCTCAAGAAATGCATATACAGATCTTGGAGTGAAGAACAATTTGAGAAGAGATGGTGGAAACTGATTGACAGATTCAATCTTCGAGATGACGAGTGGATTCAGTCATTGTACGTTGACCGAAAACACTGGGTGCCTATCTTTTTAAAGGACGTTTCTTTTGCTGGGTTTTCTGCAGCTTCAAGATCTGAAAGCTTGAATGCTTTCTTTGATAGATATATTAATGGGGAAACTTCTTTGAGGGATCTGATAGGAAGATATAAATCAATTCTTGAAGACAGGTACGAAGAGGAGGCCAAAGCGAACTTTGATGCATGGCATGAAACACCAGAGCTAAAATCACCGTCACCATTTGAGAAACAAATGTTACATGTTTATACTCACGAGATATTCAAGAAGTTCCAAATGGAGGTTCTTGGAGCAGCAGCATGCCATCTTAAGAAAGAAAGGGAAGATGGTTCTACCATTACATATGGTGTGAAAGACTTTGAAAGTAATCAAGAATTTTTGGTGGTGTGGAATGAACTAAATTTGGACATTTACTGTTCTTGTCATTCATATGAATATAAAGGTTACCTTTGTAGACATGCTATTGTAGTTCTCCAAATGTCTGGTGTATTCAGTTTACCATCTAAATACATACTGCAACGGTGGACAAATGCTGCTACGAGCAAAATTCCCCTTAGTGAGAAATTAGACGAGGTGCAAGCTAAGGTTCGGCGTTACAATGACCTGTGTCGACGAGCTATAATATTAGGTGAAGAAGGGTCATTATCTCAGGATAGTTATATTAATGCTGTTGGTGCTATACAAGAGGCTTTGAAGCAATGTGCAAATTCGAATAACCCTTCCGAGGGCGATTTGAGACCGAGCTCCTCCGTGACTCGTGCTGTGACTCGTGCTGTGGCTCGTGCTGCACAAGATGCTTCAGGAATGAACCATGATAACACTGTCACTGGTGGTGAGCAAGTCCCTAAAAGTAAAGCAAACAATATGAACAAGGGTTCCAAGAGAGTGAACTACGACGACGACGGAATCTCGAATAAAAAAGGAAAG GTGCCCCTCGAGCCACCAATTACTAGTGTTGGGGCACAAGTTGGTTTCCAAAACATG GATATGGCCGGTGGGATTGATTATCCTACAATGTACCCGAGATTTCTCACAACACTGCTAAAAGGTGGTGAAATGTCCAAACGTGGCGTGGAGATGCTCGGGGAGATGTTGGAGGAACAAAGTTAA
- the LOC140980546 gene encoding protein FAR1-RELATED SEQUENCE 4 isoform X2: MDSSCGIVLENSNLDPRDDMEFDTHEGAYEYYKEYAKSVGFGTAKLSSRRSRASKEFIDAKFSCIRYGNKQQSDEAINPRPSPKIGCKASMHVKRKPNGKWYIHSFVKEHNHELLPDQAHFFRSHRNTDSVIVDSKARKKKVTASMSKQFGAYQFSGTSLENLIRNQHDRGRCLSLEDGGSQVVLEFCAQMHEENPKFFHSFDFNEEHRLRNVFWVDAKGVEDFTYFGDVVSFDTTYYASKYKIPLAIFVGVNNHIQPTLLGCALMADETVYTYVWLMKTWCLAMGGRGPKIMLTDQRETIKAAVSMVFPETRLFFHVWHVLEKIPRQLDYLSIWHDTFLEKLKKCIYRSWSEEQFEKRWWKLIDRFNLRDDEWIQSLYVDRKHWVPIFLKDVSFAGFSAASRSESLNAFFDRYINGETSLRDLIGRYKSILEDRYEEEAKANFDAWHETPELKSPSPFEKQMLHVYTHEIFKKFQMEVLGAAACHLKKEREDGSTITYGVKDFESNQEFLVVWNELNLDIYCSCHSYEYKGYLCRHAIVVLQMSGVFSLPSKYILQRWTNAATSKIPLSEKLDEVQAKVRRYNDLCRRAIILGEEGSLSQDSYINAVGAIQEALKQCANSNNPSEGDLRPSSSVTRAVTRAVARAAQDASGMNHDNTVTGGEQVPKSKANNMNKGSKRVNYDDDGISNKKGKVPLEPPITSVGAQVGFQNM, from the exons ATGGATTCTAGTTGCGGTATTGTGTTGGAAAATTCAAATTTAGATCCTCGGGATGATATGGAATTTGATACTCACGAGGGGGCTTATGAATACTATAAAGAATATGCAAAATCAGTTGGCTTTGGTACTGCCAAATTGAGTAGTCGTCGCTCAAGAGCGTCTAAAGAATTTATCGACGCTAAATTTTCTTGCATTAGATATGGGAATAAACAACAATCCGATGAAGCTATTAATCCAAGGCCCTCACCGAAAATAGGTTGTAAAGCTAGTATGCACGTGAAGCGGAAGCCGAATGGGAAGTGGTATATTCATAGTTTTGTTAAAGAGCATAACCACGAGCTTTTACCGGATCAAGCACATTTCTTTCGGAGCCATAGGAATACAGATTCTGTTATTGTTGATTCTAAAGCTAGGAAGAAAAAAGTGACGGCTTCCATGTCGAAACAGTTTGGCGCTTATCAGTTTTCCGGGACTTCTTTAGAGAATTTGATTCGGAATCAGCATGACAGGGGCAGATGTTTGAGTTTAGAAGACGGCGGCTCTCAGGTTGTACTTGAGTTTTGCGCGCAAATGCACGAGGAGAATCCAAAATTTTTTCATTCTTTTGACTTCAATGAAGAGCATCGGCTGAGAAATGTGTTTTGGGTTGATGCCAAAGGCGTTGAAGATTTCACATATTTTGGCGATGTTGTATCATTCGACACGACATATTATGCGAGCAAGTACAAGATTCCTTTGGCTATTTTTGTAGGGGTGAACAATCATATACAGCCCACGTTACTAGGATGTGCATTGATGGCCGATGAGACGGTGTACACATATGTTTGGTTGATGAAAACCTGGTGTTTGGCGATGGGGGGACGAGGTCCTAAGATTATGCTCACTGACCAACGCGAGACAATCAAAGCTGCAGTCTCTATGGTCTTTCCTGAGACTCGGCTTTTTTTCCATGTGTGGCATGTACTAGAAAAGATTCCTAGACAGCTAGATTATCTTAGCATCTGGCATGATACTTTCTTGGAAAAGCTCAAGAAATGCATATACAGATCTTGGAGTGAAGAACAATTTGAGAAGAGATGGTGGAAACTGATTGACAGATTCAATCTTCGAGATGACGAGTGGATTCAGTCATTGTACGTTGACCGAAAACACTGGGTGCCTATCTTTTTAAAGGACGTTTCTTTTGCTGGGTTTTCTGCAGCTTCAAGATCTGAAAGCTTGAATGCTTTCTTTGATAGATATATTAATGGGGAAACTTCTTTGAGGGATCTGATAGGAAGATATAAATCAATTCTTGAAGACAGGTACGAAGAGGAGGCCAAAGCGAACTTTGATGCATGGCATGAAACACCAGAGCTAAAATCACCGTCACCATTTGAGAAACAAATGTTACATGTTTATACTCACGAGATATTCAAGAAGTTCCAAATGGAGGTTCTTGGAGCAGCAGCATGCCATCTTAAGAAAGAAAGGGAAGATGGTTCTACCATTACATATGGTGTGAAAGACTTTGAAAGTAATCAAGAATTTTTGGTGGTGTGGAATGAACTAAATTTGGACATTTACTGTTCTTGTCATTCATATGAATATAAAGGTTACCTTTGTAGACATGCTATTGTAGTTCTCCAAATGTCTGGTGTATTCAGTTTACCATCTAAATACATACTGCAACGGTGGACAAATGCTGCTACGAGCAAAATTCCCCTTAGTGAGAAATTAGACGAGGTGCAAGCTAAGGTTCGGCGTTACAATGACCTGTGTCGACGAGCTATAATATTAGGTGAAGAAGGGTCATTATCTCAGGATAGTTATATTAATGCTGTTGGTGCTATACAAGAGGCTTTGAAGCAATGTGCAAATTCGAATAACCCTTCCGAGGGCGATTTGAGACCGAGCTCCTCCGTGACTCGTGCTGTGACTCGTGCTGTGGCTCGTGCTGCACAAGATGCTTCAGGAATGAACCATGATAACACTGTCACTGGTGGTGAGCAAGTCCCTAAAAGTAAAGCAAACAATATGAACAAGGGTTCCAAGAGAGTGAACTACGACGACGACGGAATCTCGAATAAAAAAGGAAAG GTGCCCCTCGAGCCACCAATTACTAGTGTTGGGGCACAAGTTGGTTTCCAAAACATG tAG
- the LOC140980558 gene encoding NDR1/HIN1-like protein 13: MAERVYPSAKPPANGTAAATTTNSAAPAAFPANKAQLYNATRPAYHPQPPPRRSKRRVCCVCCLWTTVVILILILLAGIAGVVFYVIYRPHRPSFSVTSLQLSKFNLTDTTLTSAFNFTLVARNPNKKITFFYDAIAVEIFSGDIAIGSGSFPAFTHGTENTTTLRTVVSSSAAPIPDGTDISPLKSSLKNKNVPLKIQLDSKVKVKVGKMNTKKLKIRVVCDGIKITPPSGNSTASATTSKVKCKVDPRIKIIKWTV; this comes from the coding sequence ATGGCGGAGAGAGTTTATCCATCTGCAAAACCACCAGCAAACGGCACTGCTGCCGCCACTACAACCAACAGCGCTGCACCCGCTGCATTCCCGGCGAATAAAGCTCAGCTCTATAACGCGACGCGCCCAGCCTACCACCCTCAGCCTCCGCCACGCCGGAGCAAACGGCGCGTGTGCTGCGTTTGCTGCCTCTGGACCACAGTAGTCATCCTAATCTTGATCCTCCTAGCTGGAATAGCCGGCGTCGTATTCTACGTGATCTACCGACCCCACCGACCCTCCTTCTCCGTCACATCTCTCCAGCTCTCCAAATTTAACCTCACCGACACAACCTTAACATCCGCCTTCAACTTTACCCTCGTTGCTCGTAACCCTAACAAGAAGATCACCTTCTTCTACGATGCGATAGCGGTGGAAATATTCTCCGGAGACATCGCAATAGGCTCTGGATCTTTCCCGGCTTTCACTCACGGAACCGAAAATACGACGACTCTGAGAACAGTCGTCTCGAGTTCGGCAGCTCCGATTCCCGACGGGACCGATATCTCGCCGTTGAAATCCAGCTTGAAGAACAAGAATGTACCGCTGAAAATTCAACTGGATTCAAAGGTGAAGGTGAAAGTCGGGAAAATGAACACTAAAAAGCTGAAAATCAGGGTCGTTTGCGACGGAATCAAGATTACTCCTCCTTCAGGCAATTCTACTGCCTCCGCGACGACTTCGAAAGTGAAATGCAAAGTGGATCCGAGAATCAAGATCATCAAGTGGACAGTTTGA